One genomic window of Punica granatum isolate Tunisia-2019 chromosome 1, ASM765513v2, whole genome shotgun sequence includes the following:
- the LOC116212646 gene encoding protein ENHANCED DISEASE RESISTANCE 4 has translation MTETGKMRLVRCPKCENVLPELENYSVYQCGGCGAVLRANNQNLESSSPLEQSAEVRNTTVLEESEKVHLCDAADVEVKSSVSLLNCDGKVPEMNGLARHENGTGELEGSPETQDIGTGHKPDAKETGMSGENGDHSSQVGSLSSPHMSQPLFDRRATETRANMAQFQDQNLRNNVHKARFSTSQYPHEVPSCPKPRSFSYSQELPSQRPLGLDREKRVQFLEDDRAELLRKLDELKDQLTRSCDVAADPREKAPSVRRTFSSDTYDGPNTWVPNACPSSNGPSKQFLGHETHASPNVSRYQEFFPRNPNPFPAYHGPSSSRVLRTAPGQCHQPQCHPYDRRPDLCDDAEACKPFPRREILHQPSCSCFHGCGKQHEIFLPLQSEAFSKNQFLDVTKNNFFPPAENSSLFGSHYHNMRSAVPLRTLNSHEPQRQIRLPSGLNSRMRGSFGHLPPRGMAMASNSRRERPIAGGAPIITCCNCFELLQLPNKVMRTPKIQQKIQCGACSAVISFKIVGRKLVLPFHEEARTAEEAEGFIHSRSRINRGTANFSSDDFDNSGYEFHAMDRLPVKSSANNLSQSNSQETESLPSSSPSITNDENNPIDTNSLQRPFRPAHSPPPPGSPLQEHFDFSSNNQTGNRFGKGNRSSRSDHEKALPSKTTMRQNSLNEASLVTELDVSYNDYSNTGCSQDSGYGSKEDDQPQVTKGNGESFLANFIKKSFKDLARSNQASGHGKTSVSINGHPVPARVVKKAEKFAGPIHPGNYWYDSRAGFWGAMGGPCLGIIPPNIEEFNYPMLDNCAGGNTGVFVNGRELHKQDLDLLATRGLPTDSNRSYLIEVSGRVWDEDTGEELDCLGKLAPTVEKVKHGFGMKVPRAAAQ, from the exons ATGACGGAGACGGGCAAGATGAGGCTGGTCCGGTGCCCCAAGTGTGAAAATGTGCTGCCCGAGCTCGAGAACTACTCTGTTTACCAGTGCGGCGGCTGTGGGGCTGTGCTCCGAG CGAACAACCAAAACCTTGAGTCGAGTTCTCCGTTAGAACAGTCTGCTGAAGTGAGGAATACGACTGTCCTAGAAGAATCGGAAAAGGTTCACCTGTGTGATGCCGCTGATGTGGAAGTTAAATCAAGTGTTAGCTTGTTGAACTGTGATGGAAAAGTTCCCGAGATGAATGGCTTAGCCCGTCACGAGAATGGCACCGGTGAGTTGGAAGGTAGTCCAGAAACACAGGATATTGGTACCGGGCATAAACCTGATGCCAAAGAGACTGGAATGAGTGGAGAAAATGGAGATCATAGTTCTCAAGTTGGATCCTTGAGCAGCCCTCATATGTCACAACCGCTGTTTGATCGCCGGGCAACGGAGACAAGGGCGAATATGGCACAATTTCAAGATCAAAATCTTCGGAATAACGTCCATAAAGCAAGGTTTTCAACCTCACAGTATCCTCATGAGGTCCCCTCATGTCCAAAACCAAGAAGTTTTTCTTATAGTCAGGAGCTGCCGTCTCAAAGACCTCTAGGTTTGGACCGGGAAAAAAGAGTTCAATTCCTTGAAGATGATAGAGCTGAACTTCTCAGGAAGCTAGATGAGCTGAAGGATCAACTAACCCGGTCTTGTGATGTGGCTGCTGACCCCAGAGAAAAGGCTCCTTCAGTTAGGAGGACTTTCAGTTCAGACACTTATGACGGTCCTAATACGTGGGTTCCCAATGCATGTCCGAGTTCCAATGGACCCTCGAAACAGTTTTTGGGCCATGAAACACATGCCTCTCCTAATGTAAGCCGTTACCAAGAATTTTTCCCTCGTAACCCAAATCCTTTTCCTGCTTACCATGGGCCCTCAAGTTCCCGAGTTCTCAGAACAGCTCCAGGACAATGCCATCAGCCACAATGTCACCCCTACGATCGCAGGCCCGATCTATGTGACGATGCGGAGGCTTGCAAGCCTTTCCCTCGTCGAGAAATCCTTCATCAGCCTTCCTGCTCATGTTTCCATGGCTGTGGAAAACAGCATGAGATTTTTCTCCcgctgcaatctgaagcatttaGCAAGAACCAGTTCCTCGATgtcacaaaaaataatttcttcccCCCTGCTGAAAACTCCAGTTTATTTGGTTCACACTACCATAACATGCGATCAGCTGTTCCCCTTCGCACATTGAATTCCCACGAGCCACAACGCCAAATCAGATTGCCAAGTGGCCTCAACTCTAGAATGCGTGGCAGTTTTGGTCATCTCCCTCCGCGAGGGATGGCCATGGCCAGTAATTCCCGCCGTGAACGCCCCATAGCTGGTGGAGCTCCAATTATAACATGCTGCAATTGTTTTGAGCTGCTGCAACTACCGAATAAAGTAATGCGCACGCCCAAAATTCAACAGAAAATACAGTGTGGGGCCTGCTCAGCTGTGATAAGTTTCAAAATCGTGGGTAGGAAACTTGTTCTTCCTTTCCATGAAGAAGCACGAACAGCTGAGGAAGCGGAAGGTTTCATCCATTCACGCAGTCGCATTAACAGGGGTACTGCTAATTTCTCCTCGGATGATTTTGATAACTCTGGCTATGAATTTCATGCAATGGACAGATTGCCTGTTAAATCATCAGCAAACAACTTAAGCCAGAGCAACTCCCAGGAAACAGAAAGCCTGCCTTCATCATCGCCAAGCATCACAAACGATGAAAACAATCCTATAGATACCAATTCCCTTCAGCGGCCATTTAGACCGGCTCACTCTCCCCCACCTCCGGGGTCACCACTCCAAGAGCATTTTGATTTCTCCTCCAATAATCAGACAGGGAACCGATTCGGCAAGGGAAACAGAAGCAGCCGATCAGATCATGAGAAGGCTTTGCCAAGCAAGACAACCATGCGGCAAAATTCTCTGAATGAGGCATCATTAGTGACTGAGTTGGATGTTTCGTACAATGACTACTCGAACACCGGCTGTTCCCAAGATTCGGGGTATGGCAGCAAAGAAGATGATCAGCCCCAAGTCACGAAGGGGAATGGAGAATCATTTCTTGCTAATTTTATCAAGAAGAGCTTCAAGGATCTTGCCAGGAGCAATCAAGCTTCTGGACATGGCAAGACGAGTGTCTCTATTAATGGGCATCCCGTGCCTGCTCGTGTTGTTAAAAAAGCTGAGAAGTTTGCTGGACCGATTCACCCAGGGAACTACTG GTATGATTCCCGAGCTGGATTCTGGGGTGCGATGGGTGGGCCATGCCTAGGAATAATCCCG CCAAATATTGAAGAATTTAACTACCCGATGCTCGATAACTGTGCTGGTGGAAATACAGGAGTTTTCGTGAATGGCAGAGAGCTGCATAAGCAAGATCTGGATTTGCTTGCTACCAGAGGTTTGCCTACTGATAGTAATAGATCTTACTTAATAGAAGTCTCTGGACGCGTCTGGGATGAAGATACCGGCGAAGAGCTTGATTGCCTTGGTAAACTCGCTCCTAC AGTCGAGAAGGTGAAGCATGGTTTCGGCATGAAAGTTCCAAGAGCTGCTGCACAGTGA